One segment of Stenotrophomonas sp. SAU14A_NAIMI4_8 DNA contains the following:
- the bcsF gene encoding cellulose biosynthesis protein BcsF: MTTDQQLWTLIVACAVLMIPFGAMLGALWRMARRAVQRLLPPRQLRRVGVRQRAPRRPA; encoded by the coding sequence ATGACCACCGACCAGCAGCTGTGGACGTTGATCGTTGCCTGCGCGGTACTGATGATTCCCTTTGGCGCCATGCTGGGCGCGCTCTGGCGCATGGCACGCCGCGCCGTGCAGCGCCTGCTGCCGCCGCGCCAGCTGCGCCGCGTGGGCGTGCGCCAGCGTGCACCGCGGAGGCCTGCATGA
- the bcsG gene encoding cellulose biosynthesis protein BcsG: MSPQPLPASPFAWADLRGWNLYFLSKVALAWMGALNLKLLPNLLFLAALLVPLRWRWARIARTVVAVPVGVALYYQDTWWPPFQRLLAQPGVLDFSADYWLELAQRFINWQMVAVLSLLVVGYVLLKPWLRVTTLSVLGMLGMAVLALPLPAGWGWGQGQAVAATGTGGAATRALAPASNDTLNAWLASFYQQQATLETTFPAPASGAPFDVIILNICSLAWSDLDEVGLRQNNLLDHMDVVFDDFNSATAYSGPAAIRLLRASCGQTSHTALFDPVPAECQLFSNLQRLGFQSELAMNHDGHFDDFIGELSRYGGLQAKPMDISGFPRALVAFDKSPLRRDGDVLMGWLKQRQAESSPQVALFYNTISLHDGNRIVGADGRAAAADYKARANMVLGDMAGFVDAVEKSGRRAMIVVVPEHGAALHGDRMQIPGMREIPSPSITHVPVGVKLVGMGAPAAGGPRHVPEPSSFLAISELVSRVYALNAQSPPADRDWNSLLQGLPQTPSVSENEGAKVIDYDGKPWLQLQGSQTWSPYPEDKR, translated from the coding sequence ATGAGCCCACAGCCGTTGCCCGCTTCGCCCTTCGCCTGGGCCGACCTGCGCGGTTGGAACCTGTATTTCCTGTCCAAGGTGGCGCTGGCTTGGATGGGCGCGCTGAACCTGAAGCTGCTGCCCAACCTGCTGTTCCTGGCCGCGCTGCTGGTGCCGCTGCGCTGGCGCTGGGCGCGCATCGCGCGCACGGTGGTGGCGGTGCCGGTGGGCGTGGCCCTGTATTACCAGGACACCTGGTGGCCGCCGTTCCAGCGCCTGCTGGCGCAGCCGGGCGTGCTCGATTTTTCCGCTGACTACTGGCTGGAACTGGCGCAGCGTTTCATCAACTGGCAGATGGTGGCGGTGCTGTCGCTGCTGGTGGTGGGCTACGTGCTGCTGAAACCATGGCTGCGGGTGACCACGCTGAGCGTGCTGGGCATGCTCGGCATGGCCGTGCTGGCCCTGCCATTGCCGGCGGGCTGGGGTTGGGGGCAGGGGCAGGCCGTGGCGGCCACCGGCACCGGCGGCGCAGCCACGCGCGCGCTGGCACCGGCCAGCAACGATACGCTCAACGCCTGGCTGGCCAGCTTCTACCAGCAGCAGGCCACGCTGGAGACCACGTTCCCGGCGCCGGCCAGCGGTGCACCGTTCGACGTCATCATCCTCAACATCTGCTCGCTGGCCTGGAGCGATCTGGATGAAGTTGGCCTGCGCCAGAACAACCTGCTGGACCACATGGACGTGGTGTTCGACGATTTCAATTCGGCCACCGCCTACAGCGGCCCGGCGGCGATCCGCCTGCTGCGCGCCAGCTGCGGCCAGACCTCGCATACCGCGCTGTTCGACCCGGTGCCGGCCGAATGCCAGTTGTTCTCCAACCTGCAGCGGCTGGGCTTCCAGAGCGAACTGGCGATGAACCACGACGGCCACTTCGATGATTTCATCGGTGAACTGTCGCGCTACGGTGGCCTGCAGGCCAAGCCGATGGATATCAGCGGCTTCCCGCGCGCGCTGGTGGCGTTCGACAAGTCGCCGCTGCGCCGCGATGGCGACGTGCTGATGGGCTGGCTGAAACAGCGCCAGGCCGAATCCAGCCCGCAGGTGGCCCTGTTCTACAACACCATCTCGCTGCACGACGGCAACCGCATCGTCGGCGCCGATGGCCGTGCCGCCGCCGCCGATTACAAGGCGCGCGCGAACATGGTGCTGGGCGACATGGCCGGTTTCGTCGATGCGGTGGAAAAGAGCGGGCGCCGCGCGATGATCGTGGTCGTGCCCGAGCACGGCGCAGCGCTGCACGGCGATCGCATGCAGATTCCGGGCATGCGCGAGATTCCCAGCCCGTCCATCACCCATGTGCCGGTGGGGGTGAAGCTGGTCGGCATGGGCGCACCGGCCGCCGGTGGCCCGCGCCACGTGCCCGAACCCAGCAGTTTCCTCGCCATTTCCGAACTGGTGTCGCGCGTGTACGCGTTGAATGCGCAGTCGCCGCCGGCTGATCGGGACTGGAACAGCCTGCTGCAGGGCCTGCCGCAGACCCCCTCGGTTTCGGAAAACGAAGGCGCCAAGGTCATCGATTACGACGGCAAGCCGTGGCTGCAGCTGCAGGGCAGCCAGACCTGGAGCCCCTACCCGGAGGACAAGCGCTGA
- the bcsR gene encoding cellulose biosynthesis protein BcsR: MADILAVPATLSVEEDDIDLLRRSLAMPDMRYVDFSANNERAQALARWPLLAELERLP, from the coding sequence ATGGCCGACATCCTGGCGGTGCCTGCCACCCTGTCGGTGGAAGAGGACGACATCGACCTGCTGCGCCGCAGCCTGGCGATGCCGGACATGCGGTACGTGGATTTTTCCGCGAACAACGAACGCGCCCAGGCACTGGCGCGCTGGCCGCTGCTGGCCGAGCTGGAGCGCCTGCCATGA
- the bcsQ gene encoding cellulose biosynthesis protein BcsQ yields MTLTLSLQGVRGGTGVTTVLAALGQALYAQGQRVLLVEMSPDQMLGLHLGLAAGERAGWARAQLDGADWRAAAFACAPGLAVLPYGQVDASEALQLEHALAAAPQTWAERLPTLSAQFDCVLFDLPQRLPAHVAAINSYGGCRLPLRLACVDPASHVQLHRQREDDRRLLVNRYDPAVQVQRDLMQLWLHSYGAGLLPQPLHEDAQVPAALASKQPLGQHAADSLAAADVQGLALWCLAEAARLQRAEAGRR; encoded by the coding sequence ATGACGTTGACCCTGTCACTGCAGGGCGTGCGCGGCGGCACCGGGGTGACCACGGTGCTGGCGGCACTGGGCCAGGCCCTGTATGCGCAGGGCCAGCGTGTACTGCTGGTGGAAATGAGTCCGGACCAGATGCTGGGCCTGCACCTGGGCCTGGCCGCCGGCGAGCGCGCCGGCTGGGCCCGCGCCCAGCTGGACGGCGCCGACTGGCGCGCGGCGGCATTTGCCTGCGCGCCCGGGCTGGCCGTGCTGCCCTATGGCCAGGTCGATGCCAGCGAAGCCCTGCAGCTGGAGCACGCGTTGGCGGCAGCGCCGCAGACCTGGGCCGAGCGCCTGCCCACGCTGTCGGCACAGTTCGACTGCGTGCTGTTCGATCTGCCGCAGCGCCTGCCCGCGCATGTGGCGGCCATCAATTCCTACGGTGGGTGCCGCCTGCCGTTGCGGCTGGCCTGCGTGGACCCGGCCAGCCACGTGCAGCTGCACCGCCAGCGCGAGGATGACCGGCGCCTGCTGGTGAACCGCTACGACCCGGCCGTGCAGGTGCAGCGCGACCTGATGCAGCTGTGGCTGCACAGCTATGGCGCCGGCCTGCTGCCGCAGCCGCTGCACGAGGATGCGCAGGTGCCGGCGGCGCTGGCCAGCAAGCAGCCGTTGGGCCAGCACGCAGCCGATTCGCTGGCCGCCGCCGATGTGCAGGGGCTGGCCCTGTGGTGCCTGGCGGAAGCGGCGCGCCTGCAACGGGCGGAGGCTGGCCGGCGATGA